A genome region from Opitutaceae bacterium includes the following:
- the fabD gene encoding ACP S-malonyltransferase, whose translation MAIALLFAGQGAQKIGMGRSLYEASASARALYDEADMTLGWKLTQISFEGPEAALTETKVCQPALFVHGLALLAALREAGKVPQGEPTAALGLSLGEVTAYAAAGVFDFATGLRIVAERGRLMQAACEKTSGGMAAVIGEERTRVAELCHEFDLEAANFNAPGQIIISGEKARIEAAIAACKERGWKRVMALNVAGAYHSRLMEPARTEFAAFLEPIPFAAPKLAVYTNTTGAAIHDPSAIKAALVKQVVSSVLWEDCMRAAAASAVAQFWELGPGGVLAGLARRTDKAWQVRSFSEHSDIASL comes from the coding sequence ATGGCCATAGCACTTCTATTTGCGGGGCAGGGAGCCCAGAAGATCGGAATGGGGAGGTCGCTTTACGAAGCGTCCGCATCCGCTCGTGCCCTCTACGATGAAGCCGACATGACTCTTGGCTGGAAGCTGACGCAAATCAGCTTCGAGGGCCCGGAGGCCGCGCTCACCGAAACAAAAGTATGCCAGCCTGCCTTGTTTGTCCACGGGCTGGCACTTCTGGCGGCGCTCCGGGAGGCTGGAAAAGTCCCTCAAGGCGAACCTACGGCGGCATTGGGGCTTTCGCTTGGCGAGGTGACAGCCTATGCGGCTGCCGGTGTGTTTGATTTCGCAACCGGGCTCAGAATTGTCGCCGAACGAGGCCGGCTCATGCAGGCGGCTTGTGAAAAAACTTCCGGAGGCATGGCTGCGGTTATCGGCGAGGAACGCACCCGGGTGGCCGAGCTTTGCCACGAGTTTGATCTTGAGGCGGCGAATTTCAACGCACCGGGTCAGATCATCATCTCCGGAGAAAAGGCGCGAATTGAGGCTGCAATTGCTGCCTGCAAGGAGCGCGGATGGAAACGCGTCATGGCTCTCAACGTCGCCGGCGCCTACCATTCCCGCCTGATGGAGCCGGCGCGCACGGAGTTTGCGGCCTTTCTCGAACCCATTCCCTTTGCCGCGCCGAAGCTGGCCGTGTACACCAACACGACCGGCGCTGCCATTCACGATCCTTCGGCCATCAAGGCTGCGCTCGTGAAACAAGTCGTGTCGTCGGTTTTGTGGGAGGACTGCATGCGCGCCGCGGCAGCGAGTGCAGTGGCGCAGTTCTGGGAACTCGGACCCGGCGGTGTGCTGGCGGGACTCGCCCGGCGCACGGACAAGGCCTGGCAGGTCAGGAGCTTTTCGGAGCACTCCGACATCGCATCGCTCTGA
- the lepA gene encoding elongation factor 4, with protein MDVPFTRNFCIIAHVDHGKTTLSDRLLEYTNTVQQRVMTEQHLDSMDLEKERGITIKSHPVTMSYRAKDGQLYKLNLMDTPGHVDFSYEVSRSLAACEGVLLLIDAAQGVEAQTVANAHLAVGQGLKIIPVINKIDLPSANLELCMKQLEDILTIPAEEAILASGKSGIGIEEILEAVVTRIPPPRWASYPQVRALVFDSLYDSYRGVIAYTRVFSGVIKAGDMMKLMSTDQRSEVKEVGVFTPKMSKTESLEAGDVGYVVSTIKDTADIKIGDTITLARQPAGEMLPGYKEVRPMVFCGLYPLDSSDYEKLKAALGRFRLNDAAFVYQSESSVALGFGFRCGFLGLLHMEITQERIRREHDVEIISTYPSVVYQVVKHGGEVIEVDNPVNLPDPGTITEIREPTIRASIHIPNENLGDILALVMEKRGTCDHTDTLDASRVMLTCMLPLNEILVDFNDRLKSITHGYGSMDYELGEYRASDLVKMEILINGDPVDAFASIVHRDKAEGKGRQLCEKLAEIIPPQMFKVAVQAAIGGKIIARDNVREMRKDVTAKCYGGDISRKRKLLDKQKEGKKKMKQIGRVSIPPDAFIQVLKN; from the coding sequence GTGGACGTCCCGTTCACACGCAACTTCTGCATCATCGCCCACGTCGATCACGGCAAGACGACGCTTTCCGACCGGCTGCTGGAGTACACCAACACCGTCCAGCAGCGGGTGATGACGGAGCAGCACCTGGATTCCATGGACCTGGAAAAGGAGCGGGGAATCACGATCAAGAGTCACCCCGTCACGATGTCCTATCGCGCCAAGGACGGACAGCTCTACAAGCTCAACCTGATGGACACTCCGGGGCACGTGGACTTCTCCTACGAAGTCTCGCGTTCTCTCGCCGCCTGCGAGGGCGTGCTGCTGTTGATCGATGCAGCCCAGGGCGTCGAGGCGCAGACGGTGGCGAACGCCCATCTGGCGGTTGGTCAGGGTCTCAAGATCATTCCGGTCATCAACAAGATCGATCTTCCGAGCGCGAACCTCGAACTGTGCATGAAGCAGCTCGAGGACATCCTCACCATTCCCGCCGAGGAGGCGATTCTTGCGAGCGGCAAGTCGGGAATCGGCATTGAGGAGATCCTGGAGGCGGTCGTCACTCGCATTCCGCCGCCGCGGTGGGCGTCGTATCCGCAGGTTCGCGCCCTGGTCTTCGACTCGCTCTACGATTCCTACCGGGGCGTGATCGCCTACACGCGCGTGTTTTCCGGTGTGATCAAGGCCGGCGACATGATGAAGCTGATGAGCACGGACCAGCGCTCGGAAGTGAAGGAGGTCGGCGTGTTCACCCCGAAGATGTCGAAAACCGAGTCGCTTGAAGCGGGCGATGTCGGTTACGTGGTCTCCACCATCAAGGACACCGCCGACATCAAGATCGGCGACACGATCACTCTGGCGCGGCAGCCTGCCGGCGAAATGCTGCCGGGCTACAAGGAGGTTCGCCCGATGGTGTTCTGCGGACTCTACCCGCTGGACAGCTCGGACTACGAGAAGCTCAAGGCGGCGCTCGGCCGCTTCCGCCTCAATGACGCCGCGTTCGTCTATCAGTCGGAAAGCTCCGTGGCGCTCGGCTTCGGATTCCGCTGCGGCTTCCTCGGACTGCTCCACATGGAGATCACCCAGGAGCGCATCCGCCGTGAGCATGATGTGGAGATAATTTCAACCTATCCCAGCGTCGTGTACCAGGTCGTGAAACATGGCGGTGAGGTCATCGAGGTGGACAATCCCGTCAATCTCCCCGATCCGGGAACCATCACGGAGATCCGTGAGCCGACGATCCGCGCCTCCATTCACATCCCCAATGAAAACCTGGGCGACATCCTGGCGCTGGTGATGGAAAAGCGCGGCACCTGCGACCACACGGACACGCTCGACGCCAGCCGGGTGATGCTGACCTGCATGCTTCCGCTGAATGAAATTCTCGTGGACTTCAACGACCGCCTGAAGAGCATCACCCACGGCTATGGCTCGATGGACTACGAACTCGGGGAATACCGTGCGAGCGATCTCGTGAAGATGGAGATCCTCATCAATGGCGATCCTGTCGATGCCTTTGCGAGCATCGTGCACCGTGACAAGGCCGAGGGGAAGGGGCGCCAGTTGTGCGAGAAGCTCGCGGAGATCATTCCTCCCCAGATGTTCAAGGTGGCGGTCCAGGCAGCCATCGGCGGCAAGATCATTGCGCGCGACAATGTGCGTGAAATGAGGAAGGACGTCACCGCGAAGTGCTACGGCGGCGACATTTCCCGCAA